In one window of Methanoculleus chikugoensis DNA:
- a CDS encoding phosphoribosylanthranilate isomerase yields the protein MRVKFCGTASLADMRCAVDAGCDAVGFIMGVTHKSSDFVTAAEAARMIRHLPPFIEPVAVTHLQETDDLIRLVRDSRCTTLQVQNTVEPAELDAVRDALPYVTIVKAVHVTDASAVGTAKHYEPYADALLLDTRTRERLGGTGIPHDWNISAKIVAGSAIPVILAGGLTPENVREAIRKVRPYGVDVHTGVKKDGVRNPERTLAFAREARDALSGEPDR from the coding sequence ATGCGTGTCAAATTCTGCGGAACCGCGAGCCTTGCGGATATGCGGTGCGCAGTCGATGCAGGCTGCGACGCCGTGGGGTTCATCATGGGCGTGACCCACAAAAGCAGCGACTTCGTAACGGCGGCAGAAGCCGCGAGGATGATCCGGCATCTCCCGCCGTTCATCGAACCGGTCGCGGTCACCCACCTGCAGGAGACGGACGACCTCATCCGGCTGGTGAGAGACTCGCGCTGCACGACGCTGCAGGTTCAGAACACCGTTGAACCCGCCGAACTGGACGCCGTCCGCGACGCTCTCCCGTACGTGACGATCGTGAAAGCCGTTCACGTGACGGACGCGTCGGCCGTCGGGACGGCAAAACACTACGAACCCTACGCCGACGCGCTCCTCCTCGACACCAGAACCCGGGAGAGGCTCGGGGGGACGGGGATCCCTCACGACTGGAACATCAGTGCGAAGATCGTGGCGGGCTCTGCAATCCCCGTGATACTCGCAGGAGGGCTCACACCGGAGAACGTTAGAGAGGCGATACGGAAAGTCCGCCCGTACGGGGTCGACGTGCATACCGGCGTCAAGAAAGACGGTGTTCGTAACCCTGAGCGGACGCTTGCTTTTGCCCGCGAAGCAAGAGACGCTCTGTCCGGGGAACCGGACAGATAG